From a single Bacteroidota bacterium genomic region:
- a CDS encoding Glu/Leu/Phe/Val dehydrogenase — MISDVNRVELIDKTLSKTPFKFIKKDVSSLKLAAATVQDTTNPFQAMIQRFDQAAKILKLESDVYEILKTPSKLIEVSLPIKMDDGSIKVFDGYRVIHSTALGPSKGGIRYSPAVEADEVKALAAWMTWKCAIADIPYGGAKGGINCEPSKMSIGELERLTRAYTVAMSDVFGVDKDIPAPDMNTGPREMAWIVDEFSKVKGGFTPGIVTGKPLFLGGSLGRVEATGRGVCTSALEAMRHLKMNPKKCSAAVQGFGNVGSISAKHFELNGIKVVAISDHTAAFYNPKGIDIAKAMAYRDGNKGVLKGFKDGGKLITNEELLELNVDILAPCATENQITAQNANKIKAKLIVEGANGPSTAGADSILNEKGIIIIPDILANGGGVTVSYFEWVQNRTGYYYSEEEINKRADRWMKQAFANVWNVSQKHKVSMRIAAYIFALGKVATATRARGSY, encoded by the coding sequence ATGATTTCCGATGTTAATCGTGTGGAGCTTATTGATAAAACTTTAAGTAAAACACCTTTTAAATTTATTAAGAAAGATGTAAGTTCTTTAAAACTTGCTGCAGCTACTGTGCAGGATACCACCAATCCTTTTCAGGCGATGATACAACGTTTTGATCAAGCTGCAAAAATCCTGAAACTGGAATCGGATGTTTATGAAATTTTAAAAACACCTTCAAAGTTGATTGAGGTAAGTCTTCCGATAAAGATGGATGATGGGTCCATTAAAGTTTTTGACGGTTATCGCGTGATACACTCTACTGCACTTGGGCCCTCTAAAGGAGGTATTCGATATTCACCTGCTGTAGAAGCGGATGAAGTAAAAGCGCTTGCTGCATGGATGACGTGGAAATGTGCTATCGCAGATATTCCTTACGGTGGAGCGAAAGGAGGAATCAATTGTGAACCTTCTAAAATGTCAATTGGAGAATTAGAGCGATTGACAAGGGCATACACTGTGGCGATGTCGGATGTTTTTGGTGTAGATAAAGACATCCCTGCACCGGATATGAATACAGGTCCCCGTGAGATGGCCTGGATTGTTGATGAGTTCAGCAAAGTGAAAGGTGGTTTTACACCTGGAATAGTCACAGGAAAGCCTTTATTCCTGGGCGGATCATTGGGACGTGTTGAAGCTACCGGTCGCGGCGTATGTACTTCTGCACTGGAAGCTATGCGTCACCTAAAGATGAATCCAAAGAAATGCAGTGCTGCCGTACAGGGCTTTGGCAATGTAGGATCCATCTCTGCAAAACATTTCGAATTAAACGGAATAAAAGTAGTGGCTATAAGTGATCACACCGCTGCCTTTTATAATCCCAAAGGTATTGACATTGCCAAAGCGATGGCTTACAGAGACGGAAACAAAGGTGTCTTGAAAGGTTTTAAAGATGGTGGAAAACTCATCACGAATGAAGAGTTGCTGGAATTGAATGTAGATATACTGGCTCCCTGCGCCACCGAAAATCAGATCACGGCACAAAATGCAAACAAGATTAAAGCAAAATTAATTGTTGAAGGAGCGAATGGTCCCTCTACTGCAGGAGCTGATTCCATTTTGAATGAGAAAGGCATCATCATCATCCCGGACATTCTGGCTAACGGTGGCGGTGTTACCGTTTCTTATTTCGAGTGGGTGCAGAATCGCACAGGATACTATTATAGTGAAGAGGAAATCAACAAACGCGCTGACCGCTGGATGAAGCAGGCTTTTGCCAATGTATGGAATGTTTCCCAGAAGCATAAAGTATCCATGCGCATTGCCGCTTATATCTTCGCTCTCGGAAAAGTTGCAACTGCTACCCGGGCCAGAGGAAGTTATTAA
- a CDS encoding phosphatidylserine decarboxylase family protein, producing the protein MTIHKEGYTILTITTLLLAAINGVTYYFFHDQLVVIGAVTFLSLIFFLLILQFFRSPKRDQTIGERLIIAPCDGKVVVIEQTIETEYYKETRLQVSIFMSPVNVHINWYPLSGIVKYLRYHEGKYLVAWHPKASTENERTTMVIDKGGFSVLLRQIAGALAKRIVYYPHENDMVKQGSELGFIKFGSRVDLYLPLDSKIKVNIGEKTVGGVTVIAEF; encoded by the coding sequence ATGACAATACATAAAGAGGGGTATACTATTTTGACCATTACTACATTATTGCTGGCAGCAATTAACGGGGTGACCTACTATTTCTTTCATGATCAGCTCGTGGTTATCGGCGCGGTAACTTTTCTCAGTTTAATTTTCTTTTTACTTATCCTTCAATTTTTCAGATCTCCAAAAAGAGATCAAACTATTGGAGAGCGATTAATTATTGCCCCTTGTGACGGAAAAGTTGTGGTGATTGAACAAACGATCGAAACAGAATATTATAAAGAAACACGATTACAGGTTTCCATATTCATGTCACCGGTGAATGTTCATATCAACTGGTATCCGCTATCCGGTATAGTAAAATACCTGCGTTATCACGAGGGGAAATACCTCGTCGCCTGGCATCCAAAAGCCAGCACAGAAAACGAAAGGACTACGATGGTTATTGATAAAGGCGGGTTCTCCGTTCTTTTGCGCCAGATAGCCGGAGCGCTCGCAAAACGTATCGTTTATTACCCACACGAAAACGATATGGTCAAACAAGGATCTGAGTTGGGTTTTATAAAATTCGGATCACGTGTTGACCTCTACTTGCCTTTAGATTCAAAAATCAAAGTGAACATCGGAGAAAAAACCGTCGGTGGTGTTACTGTTATTGCAGAGTTTTAG
- a CDS encoding VWA domain-containing protein produces MKGKRVCCYLSMVIFILLCRNVRGEGGGPSNKNNDTQRPLDIVFCVDLSGSTNGLINDLRDNLWMIINLAENMEPRPSLRIGVVGFSRPSFGKENAYVKILAPLTKNFDFIVSELYKLRPSIEKGDQIVSAAIHTCLNDMKWSERNDAVKMVYLVGNGMVTANGHEYVRYCEQARAKNIAFHAIYVMKSANWFNELPGYRRIAGLTNGMQTEITINKQDNVPVWPSVTSDLIKLNLSYNSTFLWSGPDSGNCRRAMVASDSGAYYATNDAFLNRLYCKSREHYRNNFSYCDIVSNTALVYADVGPEVSSEYQNRIKELLTIREQLRSQLNAYFPQEDLTKIQQAYIKGEMPDNNILHRCVMNILYRSWGMR; encoded by the coding sequence ATGAAGGGAAAAAGAGTTTGTTGTTATTTAAGCATGGTGATTTTTATTTTATTGTGCAGAAATGTCCGGGGAGAAGGTGGAGGACCGTCCAACAAGAATAATGATACTCAGCGTCCGTTGGATATTGTGTTTTGTGTCGATCTGAGTGGTAGCACCAACGGACTCATTAACGACTTACGTGATAATTTATGGATGATTATCAATCTTGCGGAGAACATGGAACCCAGGCCTTCTCTGCGAATTGGAGTGGTCGGGTTCTCTCGTCCAAGTTTCGGTAAGGAAAATGCATATGTGAAAATACTTGCACCCCTCACAAAGAATTTTGACTTCATAGTTTCAGAATTGTATAAACTGCGACCGTCCATTGAGAAAGGCGATCAGATTGTAAGTGCAGCGATTCATACCTGTTTGAATGACATGAAATGGTCAGAACGCAACGATGCAGTGAAGATGGTATACCTGGTAGGTAATGGAATGGTTACTGCTAACGGTCATGAATATGTGCGTTATTGTGAACAGGCACGTGCAAAGAATATTGCTTTTCATGCCATCTATGTGATGAAGTCAGCGAACTGGTTCAATGAACTACCCGGTTATCGCCGAATAGCCGGACTTACCAATGGTATGCAAACGGAAATTACGATCAATAAGCAGGATAATGTCCCGGTATGGCCCTCAGTTACCTCTGATCTTATCAAATTAAATCTTAGCTATAATTCCACCTTTCTCTGGTCGGGGCCTGATAGTGGAAATTGTCGACGCGCAATGGTCGCATCAGATTCCGGTGCTTATTATGCCACCAATGATGCTTTTCTGAACCGTTTGTATTGTAAGTCCCGGGAGCACTACCGGAATAATTTCAGCTATTGCGATATTGTATCCAACACGGCATTGGTTTATGCAGATGTAGGTCCGGAAGTAAGCAGCGAATACCAAAATCGTATCAAAGAGCTTTTAACCATACGTGAGCAATTACGGAGTCAGCTAAATGCATATTTTCCACAGGAGGATTTAACCAAAATCCAACAAGCCTATATCAAAGGTGAAATGCCTGATAACAATATTCTACACCGCTGTGTCATGAATATCCTTTACCGTTCCTGGGGAATGAGATGA
- the mqnB gene encoding futalosine hydrolase: MNHQRRILLVAATAVEMECFGLNAQWTAGFKEKVKGSGVDALITGVGIPATAFHLGCTLSLYSYDLVINIGLAGSFSMDLVLGSLVEVISDEFGDLGAEDHENYLDVFSLGFADKDEPPFKNGHLVPFPAEIEPLKISKVRGTTVNTVHGNLHNIALFKKRSTAEIETMEGAAVFYASNAMQIPSLQIRAISNYVEARNRSAWKVAEALQALTGFFELHWKEITSAYS, translated from the coding sequence GTGAATCATCAGAGGCGGATACTTTTAGTGGCAGCTACGGCAGTGGAGATGGAATGTTTTGGCCTGAATGCTCAATGGACTGCCGGTTTTAAAGAAAAGGTAAAAGGGTCTGGTGTAGATGCTCTGATAACCGGTGTTGGGATTCCTGCTACAGCCTTTCATTTAGGCTGTACCCTTTCCCTGTATTCTTATGATCTTGTGATAAATATCGGTCTGGCTGGTAGTTTTTCTATGGACTTGGTGCTGGGCAGTTTGGTAGAAGTCATTTCGGATGAATTTGGGGATTTGGGTGCAGAGGATCATGAAAATTATTTGGATGTTTTCAGCCTGGGTTTTGCGGATAAGGATGAACCACCTTTCAAAAATGGACATTTGGTCCCCTTTCCTGCTGAAATAGAGCCTTTGAAAATCAGTAAGGTAAGAGGAACTACAGTGAATACTGTGCATGGCAACCTTCATAATATTGCCCTTTTTAAGAAACGATCTACTGCTGAAATAGAGACGATGGAAGGGGCTGCAGTTTTTTATGCCAGTAATGCGATGCAAATTCCATCTTTGCAAATCAGGGCCATTTCTAATTATGTGGAAGCCCGCAACCGAAGTGCCTGGAAGGTTGCAGAAGCACTTCAGGCGTTGACCGGATTTTTTGAGCTACATTGGAAGGAAATCACATCTGCCTATTCATAA
- a CDS encoding 6-carboxytetrahydropterin synthase gives MIFITRKERFNAAHILFKEDWTNEKNLEVFGKCSNPNWHGHNYDLFVTVKGRINPETGFVIDLKFLSTLIKERVIDKIDHKNINLDVDFMKDRMASTEVLAEAIWEQLDSAIKGQGCALHCIKLFETENNYVEYFGSEN, from the coding sequence ATGATATTTATCACCCGCAAAGAACGATTTAACGCTGCCCATATACTTTTCAAAGAAGACTGGACGAACGAAAAAAATTTGGAGGTATTTGGCAAATGTTCCAATCCAAATTGGCATGGACATAACTACGATTTATTTGTAACTGTTAAAGGAAGGATAAATCCGGAAACCGGGTTTGTTATTGATTTAAAATTTTTAAGTACGCTGATCAAGGAAAGGGTGATCGATAAAATAGATCATAAGAATATTAATCTCGATGTGGACTTTATGAAAGACAGGATGGCCTCCACTGAAGTCCTTGCGGAAGCCATCTGGGAACAACTCGATAGTGCTATCAAAGGGCAAGGATGTGCATTGCACTGTATAAAGCTTTTTGAAACAGAAAATAATTACGTTGAATATTTCGGATCTGAAAATTAA
- the folE gene encoding GTP cyclohydrolase I FolE — MPPDEEMDGYAKIDMYNPAKVDKLAGWYKNIIEEVGEKSDREGLLKTPERVAKAMQFLTHGYDLDPVAILNSAKFKEDYKQMVIVKDIELYSLCEHHMLPFFGKAHVAYIPNNYIVGLSKIPRVVDAFSRRLQVQERLTTEIRDCIEETLKPLGVAVVIEAQHLCMQMRGVQKQNSVTTTSAFTGEFENDKTRSEFISLIRSRLH, encoded by the coding sequence ATGCCTCCCGATGAAGAGATGGACGGATACGCGAAAATCGATATGTACAATCCTGCAAAGGTCGATAAGCTCGCGGGCTGGTATAAAAATATCATCGAGGAAGTAGGAGAAAAATCAGATCGGGAAGGGCTCCTCAAAACTCCCGAACGTGTAGCGAAAGCCATGCAATTCCTGACTCATGGATATGATCTGGATCCGGTGGCTATTCTCAATTCTGCTAAGTTCAAGGAGGATTACAAGCAAATGGTCATCGTTAAGGACATCGAATTGTATAGTTTATGCGAGCACCATATGCTTCCTTTCTTTGGTAAAGCGCATGTGGCCTATATTCCCAATAATTATATTGTTGGGCTCAGTAAAATTCCAAGAGTGGTTGATGCCTTTTCCCGCCGCTTGCAGGTGCAGGAACGATTGACCACTGAAATCAGGGATTGCATTGAAGAAACACTAAAACCATTGGGAGTTGCAGTAGTCATTGAAGCGCAACATTTATGCATGCAGATGAGAGGAGTGCAGAAACAAAATTCGGTGACGACAACTTCCGCCTTTACCGGAGAGTTTGAGAATGACAAAACGCGCAGTGAGTTTATTTCTTTGATAAGAAGCAGATTGCACTAA
- the fabD gene encoding ACP S-malonyltransferase, giving the protein MKAYIFPGQGSQFVGMGKDLYESSDLAKAMFEQANDIIGFRITDLMFTGTDEDLRQTKVTQPAIFLHSVIQARVMGADFQPDMVAGHSVGELSALVANGTLSFEDGLRLVIVRANAMQSACETRPGTMAAILALDDAKVEEVCAETPGIVVAANYNCPGQLVISGEIDAVQRACENMKAAGAKRALLLNVGGAFHSPLMEPARAALAAAIDSTKFNTPSCPIYQNFTASPHRDTTEIRNNLSAQITAPVLWTQTVEHMVADGATMFTEIGPGKVLQGLVKKIHKEAVIA; this is encoded by the coding sequence ATGAAAGCATACATCTTCCCGGGACAGGGATCACAATTTGTTGGAATGGGAAAGGACTTATATGAAAGTTCTGATCTCGCGAAAGCCATGTTTGAACAGGCGAATGATATCATCGGATTCAGAATTACGGATTTAATGTTCACCGGTACTGACGAAGATTTACGTCAGACAAAAGTGACACAACCTGCCATCTTCCTGCACTCGGTGATACAAGCCAGAGTCATGGGTGCCGATTTTCAGCCGGATATGGTTGCAGGACATTCGGTGGGTGAACTTTCAGCACTGGTGGCAAACGGCACATTAAGTTTTGAAGATGGTTTACGATTGGTTATTGTTCGTGCCAATGCTATGCAATCCGCCTGCGAAACCAGACCGGGAACCATGGCTGCCATTCTCGCCCTTGACGACGCTAAAGTGGAAGAGGTTTGTGCAGAGACCCCGGGTATCGTAGTAGCCGCAAATTATAACTGTCCCGGCCAATTGGTTATTTCAGGTGAAATCGATGCCGTTCAACGGGCTTGTGAAAACATGAAAGCTGCCGGAGCAAAACGTGCTCTTCTCTTGAATGTGGGAGGCGCGTTTCATAGTCCGCTGATGGAGCCTGCCCGTGCAGCATTAGCCGCGGCTATTGATTCCACGAAATTTAATACTCCTTCCTGCCCTATTTATCAGAATTTTACGGCTAGCCCGCACCGTGATACTACTGAAATCAGAAATAACCTCAGTGCTCAGATTACAGCCCCTGTTCTCTGGACACAAACTGTGGAGCATATGGTGGCGGATGGAGCGACGATGTTTACTGAAATTGGTCCGGGGAAAGTATTGCAGGGATTGGTGAAGAAGATTCACAAAGAAGCCGTAATAGCTTAA
- the purB gene encoding adenylosuccinate lyase: MDLHPLNAISPIDGRYRNSCEELALYFSEEALMRYRVMVEIEYFIELCELPLPQLKGFESSNNKKLRNIYNNFKHEDALHIKSIEKTTNHDVKAVEYFLKEKFDEIGLGAHKEFIHFGLTSQDINNTAIPLSLREANQLIYLPIIKAISEKILLVSREWKDIPMLARTHGQPASPTRLGKEIYIFHHRLQTQLELLNTIACSAKFGGATGNFNAHAIAYPNIDWIQFSDRFIERLGLSRTPYTTQIEHYDNMAALFDTMKRINTILIDLSRDMWSYISMNYFTQRVVANEVGSSAMPHKVNPIDFENAEGNFGMANALFEHLSAKLPVSRLQRDLTDSTVLRNIGVPFAHTLIACKSLLKGFSKVNVNTAVIEEDLSGNWAVVAEAIQTILRREAYPNPYEALKTLTRTGEKINPDTIARFISGLDVSESIKEELRKITPFNYTGVVKDF; encoded by the coding sequence ATGGATCTCCATCCACTTAATGCTATTTCCCCTATCGACGGACGGTACAGAAACTCCTGCGAAGAACTGGCGCTTTATTTTTCAGAAGAAGCTTTAATGCGCTACCGGGTGATGGTTGAAATTGAATATTTCATCGAATTATGTGAATTGCCTTTACCGCAATTGAAGGGATTCGAAAGCAGCAACAATAAGAAGTTGAGAAATATTTACAACAATTTTAAACACGAAGATGCACTTCATATCAAATCCATTGAAAAAACCACCAATCACGATGTGAAAGCAGTGGAGTACTTTTTGAAAGAAAAATTTGATGAGATTGGTCTTGGAGCGCATAAGGAATTCATTCATTTCGGACTCACTTCACAAGACATTAATAATACAGCCATCCCCTTGAGTTTGAGAGAGGCGAATCAACTCATTTATTTGCCGATCATTAAAGCGATTAGCGAAAAGATTCTATTGGTATCACGAGAGTGGAAAGATATTCCCATGTTGGCCCGAACGCATGGACAACCCGCCTCCCCTACCCGACTTGGAAAAGAGATATACATCTTTCATCACCGTTTGCAAACACAACTGGAATTGTTAAATACAATTGCCTGTTCCGCTAAATTTGGTGGGGCTACCGGTAACTTCAATGCTCACGCTATCGCCTATCCGAATATTGACTGGATCCAATTCAGTGACCGGTTTATTGAGCGACTCGGATTAAGCCGGACTCCCTACACGACCCAAATCGAACATTACGATAACATGGCAGCACTTTTCGATACCATGAAGCGCATCAATACCATTTTGATTGACCTCTCCAGAGATATGTGGTCCTACATTTCGATGAATTACTTTACACAACGCGTGGTAGCAAATGAGGTAGGTTCATCTGCAATGCCACACAAGGTAAATCCAATTGATTTTGAAAATGCGGAAGGCAATTTCGGTATGGCGAATGCGTTATTTGAACATCTCTCTGCAAAACTGCCGGTCTCCCGTTTACAAAGGGATCTTACAGATTCGACAGTGCTGAGAAACATCGGTGTGCCCTTTGCACATACTTTAATCGCTTGTAAGTCATTGCTGAAAGGATTCAGTAAAGTCAATGTGAATACTGCAGTTATTGAAGAAGATCTTTCCGGTAATTGGGCCGTGGTTGCAGAAGCTATTCAAACCATTTTGCGTCGGGAGGCTTATCCGAATCCTTATGAAGCATTAAAAACGCTCACGCGAACAGGAGAAAAAATTAATCCGGACACTATTGCTCGTTTTATTTCGGGACTTGATGTCAGTGAAAGTATAAAGGAAGAATTAAGAAAGATTACTCCGTTTAATTATACGGGTGTAGTGAAAGATTTTTAA
- a CDS encoding (Fe-S)-binding protein: protein MIVDLFIPCYLDQFQPETARNTLKLLERVGCGVNYNIDQTCCGQPAYEDGYRDQCKEVGEKLIREFQEERYVVCPGPGCVATVRNHYPSMFHNSSLHNEYKLVQKHFYELSDFLVNIMHVSDIGAAYEAKAVLLDSCACKAELKGETAMQSLLSKVRNLTVIPFDSGIPCCGAGGGLDRKNEALTVKMGMELITAAQKAGADTLISNDPLCLMHLNGIILKNKLSLRTIHIADVLTTSWT from the coding sequence GTGATTGTTGATTTATTTATTCCATGTTATCTCGATCAGTTTCAGCCGGAAACTGCTCGCAACACCTTAAAGTTACTGGAGCGGGTAGGCTGTGGGGTGAACTATAATATTGATCAAACCTGCTGTGGTCAGCCTGCTTATGAAGACGGTTACCGTGATCAATGCAAGGAGGTGGGAGAAAAGCTGATTCGCGAGTTCCAGGAGGAACGTTATGTAGTTTGTCCGGGACCGGGTTGTGTAGCTACGGTAAGGAATCATTATCCTTCCATGTTTCATAATTCATCTTTGCATAATGAGTATAAGCTGGTCCAGAAGCATTTTTATGAGTTGAGCGATTTTCTCGTAAATATCATGCATGTATCGGATATTGGAGCAGCCTATGAAGCAAAAGCGGTTTTACTGGACTCTTGTGCCTGTAAAGCTGAATTGAAAGGGGAAACAGCGATGCAATCTCTCCTAAGTAAAGTCAGGAATCTAACCGTAATCCCATTCGATTCAGGTATTCCTTGTTGTGGTGCCGGCGGCGGACTTGATCGAAAGAATGAAGCATTGACCGTCAAAATGGGCATGGAATTAATCACCGCTGCCCAAAAAGCAGGTGCAGACACCCTCATTTCGAACGACCCGCTTTGTCTCATGCATCTCAATGGGATCATCCTTAAAAACAAACTTTCCCTTCGCACCATTCACATTGCAGATGTTTTAACCACTAGCTGGACATAG
- a CDS encoding MFS transporter — MEPFEKDNEKVIKAWTFYDWANSAYSLVISSALFPIYFSAIASSNGATSVKFLGRTFNSESLQSYAISAAFLFIAALSPMLSSIADYSGQKKKFMFFFSTLGAIACSLLWFFEGIDTLWIGVLCSMVAAIGYSGSIVFYNAYLPEISTEEFQDHVSARGFSMGYIGSSMLLIFNLTMILFPEWYGGISNGKAMRFSFLLVGVWWFLFAQYSFANLPRDPQKRPIEKDILAKGYRELRKVWTQLKSYPALKWFLVAFFFYNMAVQTVMYLATLFGVKEISWPDEQSRQSGLIVCILLIQFVAIGGAYLFSSLSARFGNIKALIISIFVWMIICVSVYGLVYVPFDFYITAAFVGLVMGGIQSLSRSTYSKLLPQTQDHASYFSFYDVCDKTGTVLGTLIFGIVNEITGSMRDSILALILFFIIGIILLLNVQRKDRIIKLNL, encoded by the coding sequence ATGGAACCATTTGAAAAGGATAATGAAAAAGTAATTAAAGCCTGGACTTTTTACGACTGGGCGAATTCGGCGTATTCGCTGGTCATAAGCTCAGCCTTGTTTCCCATTTACTTTAGTGCAATCGCGAGCAGCAATGGCGCAACTTCTGTTAAATTTCTGGGTCGTACATTTAATAGCGAGTCACTACAGTCATATGCGATTTCTGCAGCATTTTTATTCATCGCGGCCTTATCGCCTATGCTCTCTTCTATTGCCGATTACAGCGGTCAAAAAAAGAAGTTTATGTTTTTCTTCAGTACCCTGGGGGCAATAGCCTGTTCACTGCTTTGGTTTTTTGAAGGGATAGATACGCTTTGGATCGGAGTGCTTTGTTCGATGGTGGCAGCAATAGGTTATTCAGGAAGTATCGTTTTCTACAATGCCTATCTTCCGGAAATATCAACAGAAGAATTTCAGGACCATGTCAGCGCGCGTGGATTCTCAATGGGCTATATAGGTTCATCAATGTTACTCATTTTTAATCTTACCATGATCCTCTTTCCCGAATGGTACGGAGGTATCTCCAACGGGAAAGCAATGCGTTTTTCTTTTTTACTCGTTGGTGTCTGGTGGTTTTTGTTTGCTCAGTATTCCTTTGCAAATCTTCCCCGTGATCCGCAAAAACGTCCGATTGAAAAAGATATTTTGGCGAAAGGGTACAGAGAACTCCGTAAGGTATGGACGCAACTGAAAAGTTATCCGGCATTGAAGTGGTTTCTCGTCGCATTTTTTTTCTATAATATGGCAGTTCAAACAGTGATGTATCTTGCTACTTTATTCGGAGTGAAGGAAATTTCCTGGCCCGATGAACAAAGCCGGCAAAGTGGTTTGATTGTTTGTATTTTATTGATTCAGTTTGTCGCGATCGGTGGTGCTTATCTCTTCTCTTCCTTATCAGCACGGTTTGGAAATATCAAAGCACTTATCATTTCGATTTTTGTATGGATGATAATCTGTGTAAGTGTATATGGGTTGGTGTATGTACCGTTTGATTTTTATATCACCGCTGCCTTTGTAGGACTGGTGATGGGCGGAATTCAATCCTTGTCCCGGTCAACCTATTCAAAATTACTACCGCAAACTCAAGATCATGCTTCTTATTTCAGTTTTTATGATGTTTGTGATAAAACCGGAACGGTACTCGGAACATTGATTTTCGGAATAGTAAATGAGATCACCGGAAGTATGCGGGATTCCATTCTTGCATTGATCTTGTTCTTTATTATTGGTATTATCTTATTGCTGAATGTGCAGCGAAAGGACCGGATAATTAAATTAAATCTTTAA